The Stegostoma tigrinum isolate sSteTig4 chromosome 9, sSteTig4.hap1, whole genome shotgun sequence genome includes a region encoding these proteins:
- the myct1a gene encoding myc target protein 1 homolog, protein MDVNRTANYSMTDLLPDSFFEGVILSFSLSVVIGIVIGSFFWIIFTCLARRKQASASISPGTSLRNRSSSHNVMLTRTGFYRSNSYDRHGDNNLALASTLAFQRQASQDQADTYGRKSTFRASTFHPFAETPLADGLDRMQSSSGLLGTNTSSTLNCGLGYQEQHWSEAQHYDCHSSQTPPPAYDFVVEPSKESLP, encoded by the coding sequence AAGGTGTCATCCTGTCTTTCTCCTTGTCAGTCGTGATCGGGATTGTAATCGGTTCATTCTTCTGGATCATCTTCACCTGCCTGGCACGCAGGAAGCAGGCCAGTGCTTCCATCTCCCCAGGCACCAGCCTGCGTAACCGATCCTCATCCCACAACGTCATGCTGACCAGGACCGGCTTCTACCGCAGCAACAGTTATGACAGGCATGGTGACAACAACCTGGCCTTGGCCAGTACACTGGCCTTCCAACGGCAAGCCTCCCAAGATCAAGCTGACACCTATGGAAGGAAGTCCACTTTCCGAGCCTCCACCTTCCACCCTTTCGCTGAAACTCCCTTGGCAGATGGGCTGGACAGAATGCAGTCTTCCTCTGGCTTGCTTGGCACTAACACCTCGTCTACACTCAACTGCGGCCTGGGCTATCAGGAGCAGCACTGGTCAGAGGCCCAACACTACGACTGTCACTCATCTCAAACCCCACCTCCTGCATATGATTTTGTGGTGGAACCTAGCAAAGAGTCTCTACCTTGA